From Pusillibacter faecalis, one genomic window encodes:
- a CDS encoding helix-turn-helix domain-containing protein: MRNNRLLPYETIVQATSGEPEAVGTVLQYYRRRIQCAARVNGRVDQDTEDYITQTLLTAIFKFRFGR, encoded by the coding sequence ATGAGAAATAATAGGCTTCTCCCCTATGAAACAATCGTCCAAGCCACCAGCGGGGAGCCGGAAGCGGTGGGAACTGTATTGCAGTATTACCGCCGCCGCATACAATGTGCCGCCCGTGTGAATGGACGGGTAGACCAAGATACAGAGGACTACATCACCCAGACGCTTCTCACAGCTATTTTCAAGTTCCGCTTTGGGAGATAG
- a CDS encoding plasmid mobilization protein, whose protein sequence is MRKRYNTPHRSRVVKTRMTEEEYAEFAERLSAYNMSQAEFIRQAITGAAIRPIITVSPVNDELLAAVGKLTAEYGRIGGNLNQIARTLNEWHSPYPQLAGEVRAAVSDLAALKFEVLQKVGDAVGNIQTYQL, encoded by the coding sequence ATGCGAAAACGATATAACACGCCGCACCGCAGCCGGGTAGTCAAGACACGCATGACCGAGGAAGAATACGCCGAGTTTGCGGAAAGGCTTTCTGCTTACAACATGAGCCAAGCCGAGTTTATCCGGCAAGCCATAACCGGGGCAGCCATACGCCCCATCATAACCGTTTCCCCCGTCAATGACGAGTTGCTTGCCGCTGTCGGGAAGCTGACCGCCGAATACGGCAGGATCGGCGGCAACTTAAACCAGATAGCCCGGACGCTGAACGAGTGGCACAGCCCCTACCCGCAGCTTGCCGGGGAGGTACGGGCGGCGGTTTCCGACCTTGCTGCCCTAAAGTTTGAAGTCTTGCAGAAAGTGGGTGACGCTGTTGGCAACATTCAAACATATCAGCTCTAA
- a CDS encoding phage replisome organizer N-terminal domain-containing protein codes for MADNRKYYYLKLKENFFDSDSIVLLEDMKDGILYSNILLKLYLKSLKNGGKLQLDEHIPYTAQMIATLTRHQIGTVERALEIFRQLGLVEQLDSGAFYMTDIELMIGQSSTEAERKRAARLENKALLPPRTKGGHLSDIRPPEIEIELEKEIEIEKEREGETGHPAPAAYGRYNNVILTDTELSGLKTELPDKWEYYIDRLSCHIASTGKQYHSHAATIYKWAQEDAAKGKAAPKQGIPDYSCKEGESL; via the coding sequence ATGGCAGATAACCGCAAGTATTACTACCTCAAGCTGAAAGAGAACTTTTTTGACAGCGACTCCATTGTGCTGCTGGAAGATATGAAAGACGGGATTTTATACTCCAATATCCTCTTGAAGCTGTACTTAAAATCGCTGAAAAACGGCGGGAAATTGCAGCTTGACGAGCATATCCCCTACACAGCGCAGATGATAGCGACACTGACCCGCCACCAGATAGGGACGGTTGAGAGGGCTTTAGAGATTTTCCGGCAGTTGGGGCTTGTGGAGCAGCTTGACAGCGGGGCTTTCTATATGACCGACATTGAGCTGATGATAGGACAGTCCTCTACCGAAGCCGAGCGGAAACGGGCTGCAAGACTGGAAAACAAGGCACTTTTACCGCCCCGGACAAAAGGCGGACATTTGTCCGACATTCGTCCACCAGAGATAGAGATAGAGTTAGAGAAAGAGATAGAGATAGAAAAAGAGAGAGAGGGAGAAACGGGACACCCCGCCCCCGCCGCTTATGGCAGATACAACAATGTGATACTGACCGATACAGAGCTTTCCGGGCTAAAAACAGAGTTGCCCGACAAGTGGGAGTATTATATTGACCGGCTTTCCTGCCATATCGCTTCCACCGGGAAACAGTACCACAGCCATGCAGCCACCATTTACAAGTGGGCGCAGGAGGACGCTGCCAAAGGCAAGGCTGCCCCGAAACAGGGCATACCCGATTATTCATGCAAGGAGGGCGAGAGCTTATGA
- a CDS encoding transposon-encoded TnpW family protein — MTETKQTSTTKTDRRPDCVTEIRMGNSVLTVSGFFKQGATDTAADKMMKVLEAEAATQKTAI, encoded by the coding sequence ATGACAGAAACGAAACAGACAAGCACCACCAAAACAGACCGCCGCCCGGACTGTGTGACGGAAATCCGCATGGGCAACTCCGTCCTTACCGTTTCCGGCTTCTTCAAGCAGGGCGCAACCGACACCGCAGCCGACAAGATGATGAAAGTGCTGGAAGCGGAAGCTGCTACACAAAAAACGGCGATTTGA
- a CDS encoding SpoVG family protein — protein MQEKTAGGTPAAPLKLDVSVRVIEPVKNLMGFASVKFNDCFVVENLKIVQGSKGLFLGMPSQPDGKGGYRDMAYPVTKEFREQLNTAVLQAYEVKLEQMAERGSAERASISEQLKAGKAAAEQAKAERPPKEKPSRSAER, from the coding sequence ATGCAGGAAAAAACTGCGGGCGGAACACCAGCCGCCCCTTTGAAACTGGATGTAAGCGTGCGGGTCATCGAACCTGTGAAAAACCTCATGGGCTTTGCCAGCGTGAAATTCAATGACTGCTTTGTGGTGGAAAATCTGAAAATCGTACAGGGCAGCAAGGGCCTCTTTCTTGGGATGCCCAGCCAGCCGGACGGCAAGGGCGGCTACCGGGATATGGCCTATCCTGTCACGAAGGAGTTCCGGGAACAGCTCAACACCGCTGTTCTGCAAGCCTATGAAGTAAAGCTGGAACAGATGGCGGAGCGCGGCTCTGCCGAGCGTGCGTCCATCAGTGAACAGCTCAAGGCCGGGAAAGCGGCTGCCGAACAGGCAAAGGCGGAACGGCCTCCGAAGGAAAAACCCAGCCGCAGCGCAGAGCGTTGA
- a CDS encoding VirB4-like conjugal transfer ATPase, CD1110 family, whose product MRCLAPERRRSRLRNNRRAGKPAGRKPEKQGLLGLFTKGKNIPTTAQQTLPYREMYRDGVCRVADRYYTKTIEYEDINYQLAQSEDQAAIFDGWSACLNYFDSSLPFQLSFLNHRSRPGSRYSVNIPMQDDDYNSVRCEYVEMLENQIAKSNNGIVRTKLLTFGVNVDDLSTARARLERVEADICGNFKKLGVKCRSLSGLERLELLHGQLHPGSGSPFRFSWDMIPKTGLSTKDFIAPDSFDFRFSRLFRVGTTWGAASYLQILASELSDKLLAELLEMDAEMTITLHIQTVDQAAAVKSIKAKVSDIDKMKVEEQKKAARAGYDMDILPPDLVTYSNDAKTLLEDLQSRNERMFLLTFLVVNMAPTRRELDNDLFTVSGIVQKYNCTLKRLDFQQEDGFLSSLPLGHNGIEIKRGMTTSSTAIFVPFMTQELRMDGEAVYYGLNALSHNVIMANRKKLKNPNGLFLGVPGSGKSFAAKRELVNVFLATRDRIIVVDPMGEYSPLIKRLGGQVIEIAPDSPHHINPMDIDLSFDEENPMALKADFILSLMELIVGGKDGLQPVERTVIDRCVRQMYREHLQDPETSKMPTLQTLYDLLCSQPEGEAVRLATALEIYVSGSLNVFNHETNVDLNRRLVCLDLKKLGAGLRTIAMLIMQDLVNSQVSMNFLRGIATWCYFDEFHVLLRDRLTASYCVAIWKMLRKKGCVPSALTQNVKDFLASPEIENIFENSDFLVLLSQAQGDRQILAKQLGISPHQLSYVTHTNSGEGLLFFGNTTIPFVDRFPQNTELYAIMTTRPEDKKQEMKRA is encoded by the coding sequence ATGCGCTGCTTAGCGCCAGAAAGGAGGCGCAGCCGATTGCGAAACAACAGAAGGGCCGGAAAGCCCGCAGGCAGAAAGCCTGAAAAGCAGGGCCTTCTCGGCCTGTTCACAAAGGGAAAGAACATTCCCACCACCGCCCAGCAGACCCTCCCTTACCGGGAAATGTACCGGGACGGGGTGTGCCGGGTAGCGGACCGCTATTACACCAAAACCATTGAATACGAGGACATCAACTACCAGCTCGCACAGTCCGAAGATCAGGCAGCCATTTTTGACGGATGGAGCGCCTGTCTGAACTACTTTGACAGCAGCCTTCCGTTCCAGCTTTCCTTCCTCAACCACCGGAGCCGCCCGGGCAGCCGGTACAGCGTGAACATCCCCATGCAGGACGATGATTACAACAGCGTCCGGTGTGAGTATGTGGAAATGCTGGAAAACCAGATCGCCAAAAGCAACAACGGCATTGTCCGCACAAAGCTCCTGACCTTCGGCGTGAATGTGGACGACCTTTCCACCGCCAGGGCAAGGCTGGAACGTGTAGAGGCGGACATTTGCGGGAACTTCAAAAAGCTGGGCGTCAAGTGCCGATCCCTTTCGGGGCTGGAACGGCTGGAGCTTCTTCACGGGCAGCTCCACCCCGGCAGCGGCTCCCCCTTCCGGTTTTCATGGGATATGATCCCCAAAACCGGGCTCTCCACCAAAGACTTTATCGCCCCGGACAGTTTCGATTTTCGTTTCAGCCGTCTGTTCCGGGTGGGGACGACTTGGGGCGCTGCCTCCTACTTGCAGATTTTGGCCTCAGAGCTCTCGGACAAGCTGCTGGCGGAGCTTTTGGAAATGGATGCGGAAATGACCATCACTCTCCATATCCAAACCGTCGATCAGGCCGCCGCCGTGAAATCCATCAAGGCCAAAGTCTCCGACATTGACAAGATGAAGGTGGAGGAACAAAAGAAGGCAGCCCGGGCCGGGTACGACATGGACATACTCCCGCCCGACCTTGTGACGTACAGCAACGACGCAAAGACCCTCTTGGAAGATTTGCAGAGCCGGAACGAGCGAATGTTCCTGTTGACCTTCCTTGTGGTGAACATGGCCCCGACCCGCCGGGAGCTGGACAATGACCTGTTCACGGTGTCGGGTATCGTTCAGAAATACAACTGCACCTTGAAGCGGCTGGACTTCCAGCAGGAGGACGGTTTTCTTTCCAGCCTGCCGTTGGGCCATAACGGCATTGAGATCAAGCGCGGCATGACGACCAGCTCCACGGCCATTTTCGTTCCCTTTATGACGCAGGAGCTCCGCATGGACGGCGAGGCCGTCTATTACGGGCTCAACGCTCTTTCCCATAACGTCATCATGGCAAACCGGAAGAAGCTCAAAAACCCCAACGGCCTGTTCCTCGGTGTGCCGGGTTCCGGCAAATCCTTTGCCGCAAAGCGGGAGCTTGTGAACGTGTTCCTTGCCACCCGTGACCGGATCATTGTGGTGGACCCGATGGGCGAATACTCGCCCCTTATCAAGCGGCTGGGCGGTCAGGTCATCGAGATCGCCCCGGACAGCCCCCACCACATCAATCCAATGGACATTGACCTGAGCTTTGACGAGGAAAACCCGATGGCGCTGAAAGCCGACTTTATCCTGTCACTGATGGAGCTGATCGTTGGCGGCAAGGATGGCTTGCAGCCGGTGGAGCGGACCGTCATTGACCGCTGTGTGCGCCAGATGTACCGGGAACACTTGCAGGACCCGGAAACAAGCAAAATGCCGACTCTCCAAACCCTGTATGACCTGCTCTGTTCCCAGCCGGAGGGCGAGGCGGTACGGCTGGCAACGGCCCTTGAAATCTATGTGTCAGGTTCCCTTAACGTATTCAACCATGAAACCAATGTGGACTTGAACCGCCGTCTGGTATGCCTTGACTTAAAAAAGCTGGGGGCCGGGCTTCGGACGATTGCCATGCTCATTATGCAGGACTTGGTAAACTCGCAGGTGTCCATGAATTTCCTCCGCGGTATCGCTACATGGTGCTACTTCGACGAGTTCCATGTGCTGCTCCGTGACCGGCTGACGGCAAGCTACTGTGTGGCGATCTGGAAAATGCTGCGAAAAAAAGGGTGCGTTCCCAGTGCTTTAACGCAGAACGTGAAGGATTTTCTGGCAAGCCCGGAGATCGAGAACATCTTTGAAAACTCGGACTTTCTTGTGCTGCTCTCGCAGGCGCAGGGCGACAGGCAGATTTTAGCCAAACAGCTCGGTATCAGCCCCCACCAGCTTTCCTATGTGACCCACACCAATTCCGGCGAAGGGCTGTTGTTCTTCGGGAACACCACCATCCCGTTTGTTGACCGCTTCCCGCAGAATACCGAGCTGTACGCCATTATGACCACCCGCCCGGAGGACAAGAAACAGGAAATGAAGCGGGCGTAA
- a CDS encoding recombinase family protein, with protein sequence MLRQTNQQPITALYPRLSHEDELQGESNSISNQKRILETYAKQNGFSNLRWYTDDGYSGANFQRPGFQAMLADIEAGKVGTVIVKDMSRLGRNYLQVGMYTEMIFPQKGVRFIAINDGVDSAQGDNDFAPLRNIFNEWLVRDTSKKIKAVKRSKGMNGKPITSKPVYGYLMDEDENFIIDEEAAPVVKQIYNLCLAGNGPTKIARMLTEQQIPTPGTLEYRRTGSTRRYHPGYECKWATNTVVHILENREYTGCLVNFKTEKLSYKVKHSVENPPEKQVIFENHHEPIIDTQTWERVQELRKQRKRPNRYDEVGLFSGILFCADCGSVMYQQRYQTDKRKQDCYICGNYKKRTHDCTAHFIRTDLLTAGVLSNLRKVTSYAAKHEARFMKLLIEQNEDGGKRRNAAKKKELEASEKRIAELSAIFKRLYEDSVTGRISDERFTELSADYEAEQRELKERAAAIQAELSKAQEATVNAEKFMNVVRRHTSFEELTPTLLREFVEKIVVHECSYDENKTRRQDIEIYYSFVGKVDLPE encoded by the coding sequence ATGTTAAGACAGACCAACCAACAACCAATTACCGCCCTTTACCCAAGACTATCCCATGAGGACGAGCTGCAAGGCGAAAGCAATTCCATTTCCAATCAGAAGCGTATCCTTGAAACCTATGCAAAGCAGAACGGCTTTTCCAATCTGCGCTGGTACACGGACGACGGTTATTCTGGTGCGAACTTTCAAAGACCCGGTTTTCAAGCCATGCTTGCGGACATTGAAGCCGGAAAAGTCGGGACAGTTATCGTAAAGGATATGTCGAGGTTAGGGCGAAACTACCTGCAAGTGGGAATGTACACGGAAATGATTTTCCCACAGAAAGGTGTCCGCTTCATCGCTATCAATGACGGAGTGGACAGCGCACAGGGCGACAATGACTTTGCCCCGCTGCGGAATATCTTTAACGAATGGCTGGTGAGAGATACGAGCAAGAAAATCAAAGCAGTAAAACGCTCAAAAGGCATGAATGGCAAGCCCATCACAAGCAAGCCTGTGTATGGCTACCTCATGGACGAGGATGAAAATTTCATTATTGACGAGGAAGCTGCACCCGTAGTCAAGCAGATATACAACCTCTGTCTTGCCGGGAATGGTCCGACCAAGATAGCCCGTATGCTCACAGAGCAGCAAATCCCCACGCCGGGAACGCTTGAATACCGCAGGACGGGCAGCACCCGCCGCTACCACCCCGGCTATGAGTGCAAGTGGGCGACCAATACCGTAGTGCATATCCTTGAAAACCGGGAATACACAGGCTGTCTGGTAAATTTCAAGACAGAAAAACTTTCTTACAAAGTCAAGCACAGTGTAGAAAATCCCCCGGAAAAGCAAGTGATTTTCGAGAACCACCACGAGCCTATCATAGACACCCAAACATGGGAACGGGTGCAGGAGCTTCGCAAACAGCGCAAACGCCCAAACCGCTATGATGAAGTGGGTTTGTTCTCCGGCATACTGTTCTGTGCGGACTGCGGCAGCGTGATGTATCAGCAGCGATACCAGACGGACAAGCGCAAGCAGGACTGTTATATCTGCGGCAACTACAAGAAACGCACCCATGACTGTACGGCGCACTTTATCCGCACCGACCTCTTGACCGCTGGTGTACTCTCCAATCTGCGGAAAGTGACCAGCTATGCGGCAAAGCATGAAGCCCGGTTTATGAAACTCTTGATTGAGCAGAACGAGGACGGGGGCAAACGCAGGAACGCCGCCAAGAAAAAGGAACTGGAAGCCTCCGAGAAACGCATAGCCGAGTTATCCGCTATCTTCAAGCGGCTGTATGAGGACAGCGTGACCGGGCGCATATCAGACGAGCGTTTCACAGAGCTGTCGGCAGACTATGAAGCAGAGCAACGGGAGCTGAAAGAAAGAGCCGCTGCTATTCAAGCGGAGCTTTCCAAAGCACAGGAAGCCACCGTGAACGCAGAAAAGTTTATGAATGTTGTCCGGCGGCATACCAGCTTTGAAGAACTTACCCCTACTCTGCTGCGGGAGTTTGTAGAGAAAATCGTTGTGCATGAGTGCAGCTATGACGAGAACAAGACCCGCAGACAGGACATTGAGATTTATTATTCTTTTGTTGGCAAGGTGGACTTGCCCGAATAA
- a CDS encoding relaxase/mobilization nuclease domain-containing protein, producing the protein MATFKHISSKNADYGAAEAYLTFEHDEFTMKPTLDENGRLIPREDYRISSLNCGGEDFAVACMRANLRYEKNQKREDVKSHHYIISFDPRDGTDNGLTVDRAQELGEQFCKEHFPGHQALVCTHPDGHNHSGNIHVHIVINSLRIYEVPLLPYMDRPADTREGCKHRCTNAAMEYFKSEVMEMCHREGLYQIDLLSGSKERITEREYWAAKKGQLALDKENAVREAAGQPTKPTKFETDKAKLRRTIRQALSQAGSFDEFSSLLLREGVTVKESRGRLSYLTPDRTKPITARKLGDDFDKAAVLVLLTQNAHRAAEQSKAILEYPAAVKKLSQGEKTTKTTPADNTLQRMVDREAKRAEGKGVGYDRWAAKHNLKQMAATVTAYQQYGFSSPEELDEACSAAYTAMRESLTELKQMEKTLNGKKELQRQVLAYSKTRPVRDGLKQQKNAKAKAAYRQKYESDFIIADAAARYFRENGISKLPSYKALQAEIETLIQEKNSGYNDYRAKREEYRRLQTVKGNIDQILHRERKPVKRQEQER; encoded by the coding sequence TTGGCAACATTCAAACATATCAGCTCTAAAAATGCGGACTATGGCGCAGCGGAAGCCTATCTCACATTTGAGCATGACGAGTTTACCATGAAGCCCACCCTTGATGAAAACGGGCGGCTGATACCGAGGGAGGATTACCGCATTTCTTCCCTCAACTGTGGGGGCGAGGATTTCGCTGTTGCCTGTATGCGGGCTAATCTCCGCTATGAGAAAAACCAAAAACGGGAAGATGTGAAAAGCCACCACTATATCATCAGCTTTGACCCACGGGACGGGACAGACAACGGCTTGACCGTAGACCGGGCGCAGGAGCTGGGCGAGCAGTTCTGTAAAGAGCATTTCCCCGGACACCAAGCCTTAGTCTGCACCCACCCGGACGGGCATAACCACAGCGGCAATATCCATGTGCATATCGTCATCAACTCCCTGCGGATTTATGAAGTCCCGCTTCTGCCCTACATGGACAGACCAGCCGACACACGGGAGGGCTGCAAGCACCGCTGCACCAACGCCGCTATGGAATATTTCAAGAGTGAAGTCATGGAGATGTGCCACCGGGAGGGGCTTTACCAAATCGACCTCCTAAGCGGCAGCAAGGAACGGATAACCGAACGGGAATACTGGGCGGCAAAGAAAGGACAGCTTGCCCTTGATAAAGAGAACGCTGTCAGAGAAGCCGCAGGACAGCCGACCAAGCCCACCAAGTTTGAAACGGACAAGGCGAAGCTGCGCCGGACGATACGGCAGGCACTTTCCCAAGCTGGCAGCTTTGACGAATTTTCTTCCCTTTTGCTGCGGGAGGGTGTGACCGTCAAGGAGAGCCGGGGGCGGCTTTCCTACCTCACGCCGGACAGGACAAAGCCTATCACAGCCCGGAAGCTGGGGGACGATTTTGACAAGGCTGCTGTCCTTGTCCTGCTTACGCAGAACGCCCACAGAGCCGCCGAACAGAGCAAAGCCATACTCGAATACCCTGCCGCGGTTAAAAAGCTGTCACAAGGGGAAAAAACCACAAAAACCACCCCGGCAGACAACACCTTGCAGCGCATGGTTGACCGGGAAGCCAAGCGAGCCGAGGGCAAGGGCGTGGGCTATGACCGCTGGGCGGCAAAGCACAACCTAAAGCAAATGGCAGCTACCGTTACCGCCTATCAGCAGTACGGCTTTTCTTCCCCGGAGGAACTGGACGAAGCCTGTTCTGCCGCCTATACCGCCATGCGGGAAAGCCTTACAGAGCTGAAGCAGATGGAAAAGACGCTGAACGGGAAAAAGGAGCTGCAACGGCAGGTGCTTGCCTATTCCAAGACCCGCCCTGTCCGGGACGGGCTGAAACAGCAGAAAAACGCCAAAGCAAAAGCAGCCTACCGTCAGAAGTACGAAAGCGACTTTATCATAGCAGACGCAGCCGCCCGCTATTTCAGGGAAAACGGCATTTCCAAGCTGCCGAGCTATAAAGCCCTGCAAGCAGAGATTGAAACCCTTATCCAAGAGAAAAACAGCGGCTACAACGATTACCGGGCAAAACGGGAGGAATACCGCCGCTTACAGACTGTCAAGGGCAATATCGACCAGATTTTACACCGGGAGCGCAAGCCTGTGAAAAGGCAGGAACAGGAACGATAA
- a CDS encoding PrgI family protein: MAYVPVPKDLSKIKTKLAFNLTKRQLVCFSSAAAVGLPAYLFSRGSIGNSAAMFLMIGLMLPFFFLAMYERDGLPLEKVLKNIIRTRFLYPRVRPYKTENFYALLSARKEAQPIAKQQKGRKARRQKA; encoded by the coding sequence ATGGCCTATGTGCCAGTACCAAAAGACCTTTCCAAAATCAAGACAAAGCTGGCCTTCAACCTAACGAAGCGCCAGCTTGTTTGTTTTTCCAGCGCAGCGGCGGTGGGCCTCCCGGCTTACCTGTTTTCCCGTGGCAGTATCGGGAACAGTGCCGCCATGTTCCTGATGATCGGCCTCATGCTCCCGTTCTTCTTTCTGGCTATGTATGAACGAGACGGTCTGCCGCTGGAAAAAGTGCTGAAAAACATCATCCGCACCCGGTTCCTCTATCCCCGTGTGCGGCCTTACAAAACCGAAAACTTCTATGCGCTGCTTAGCGCCAGAAAGGAGGCGCAGCCGATTGCGAAACAACAGAAGGGCCGGAAAGCCCGCAGGCAGAAAGCCTGA
- a CDS encoding ATP-binding protein, with translation MKNGIEAMITDITATTAEAEDYTGEDGLLYCGKCHTPKEAYFAEGKTCFGRDRHPAECDCQRAAREKQQAAESRQKHLEKVEDLKRRGFTDPAMRNWTFEHDNGRNPQTETARFYVESWETMQAENIGYLFWGGVGTGKSYLAACIANALMEKEVAVCMTNFATILGDLAASFEGRNEYISRLCSYPLLILDDFGMERGTEYGLEQVYSVIDSRYRSGKPLIATTNLTLEELQHPQDTPHARIYDRLTSMCAPVRFTGSNFRKETAQEKLERLKQLMKQRKESL, from the coding sequence ATGAAAAACGGAATTGAAGCTATGATTACGGACATTACAGCCACTACCGCCGAAGCGGAGGACTACACAGGCGAGGACGGGCTTTTATACTGCGGTAAGTGCCATACGCCCAAAGAAGCCTATTTTGCAGAGGGAAAGACTTGTTTCGGGCGTGACCGCCACCCGGCAGAGTGCGACTGCCAGCGGGCAGCCCGTGAAAAGCAGCAAGCCGCCGAAAGCCGACAGAAGCACCTTGAAAAAGTGGAGGACTTGAAACGCCGGGGCTTTACCGACCCTGCTATGCGGAACTGGACATTTGAGCATGACAACGGCAGAAACCCGCAGACCGAAACCGCCCGCTTTTATGTGGAGAGCTGGGAAACCATGCAGGCTGAAAATATCGGCTACCTGTTTTGGGGCGGCGTGGGGACGGGAAAAAGCTACCTTGCCGCCTGTATCGCCAACGCCCTTATGGAAAAAGAGGTTGCCGTCTGCATGACAAACTTTGCAACGATACTGGGTGACCTTGCCGCCAGCTTTGAGGGCAGGAACGAATATATTTCCCGCCTTTGCAGCTACCCTCTGCTGATACTTGATGATTTCGGTATGGAGCGAGGAACAGAATACGGGCTGGAACAGGTTTACAGCGTGATTGACAGCCGTTACCGAAGCGGCAAGCCGCTGATCGCCACGACCAACCTCACGCTGGAGGAATTGCAGCACCCGCAGGACACGCCCCACGCCCGTATCTATGACAGGCTGACTTCCATGTGCGCCCCCGTCCGCTTCACGGGCAGCAACTTCCGAAAGGAAACCGCACAGGAAAAGCTGGAACGCTTAAAGCAACTGATGAAGCAGCGAAAGGAGAGCCTATGA
- a CDS encoding VirB6/TrbL-like conjugal transfer protein, CD1112 family, translated as MDFIIDAIVEWLKGLLVDGIMGNLDGLFNNVNQSVGEIATQVGTTPADWNAGVFSMIRQISETAILPIAGVILTFVMTYELIQMLIDRNNLHDVDTWMFFKWVFKTFVAVMILTNTFNIVLAVFDVSQHVIQQSAGIIQNGTEITTDVMDSLRTELEAMELGPLFGLWLQSFLIQLTMIALNIVIFVIVYGRMIEIYLLTSLAPIPFATVPNRETGHMGQNYFRSLFAVGFQGLLILVCVAIYAVLIQSIATDGDPIGAIWGCVGYTVLLCFTLFKTGSLAKSIFGCH; from the coding sequence ATGGACTTTATCATCGACGCAATCGTTGAATGGCTCAAAGGTTTGCTTGTCGATGGTATCATGGGAAATCTGGATGGCCTTTTCAATAACGTCAATCAGAGCGTTGGCGAGATCGCCACACAGGTAGGCACGACCCCGGCGGACTGGAACGCCGGGGTCTTTTCCATGATACGGCAAATCTCTGAAACCGCCATCCTGCCAATCGCCGGGGTCATCCTCACTTTTGTAATGACCTATGAGCTGATACAAATGCTCATTGACCGCAACAACCTCCATGATGTTGACACATGGATGTTTTTCAAGTGGGTGTTCAAAACCTTTGTGGCGGTAATGATCCTGACGAATACCTTCAATATCGTGCTGGCCGTCTTTGACGTGAGCCAGCACGTCATCCAGCAATCGGCGGGCATTATCCAGAACGGAACAGAGATCACAACGGATGTAATGGACAGTCTGCGGACCGAGCTGGAGGCAATGGAGTTAGGCCCCCTGTTTGGCCTCTGGCTCCAGTCATTCCTGATTCAGCTTACCATGATTGCCTTAAACATCGTGATCTTCGTTATCGTATATGGCCGTATGATTGAAATTTACTTACTCACAAGTTTGGCACCCATCCCGTTTGCCACCGTCCCCAACCGGGAAACCGGACACATGGGGCAGAACTATTTCCGCTCCCTCTTTGCGGTGGGCTTTCAAGGCTTGCTCATTTTGGTCTGTGTCGCCATCTACGCGGTGCTGATCCAGAGTATCGCCACCGACGGCGACCCCATCGGGGCGATCTGGGGATGCGTGGGATATACGGTGTTGCTGTGTTTTACCTTATTCAAAACAGGCAGTCTTGCAAAATCCATCTTCGGCTGCCATTAA
- a CDS encoding DUF7007 domain-containing protein, whose translation MPRKRTGYDAACYYDGKLLGRCTKADSDAYTLLMNACGGDAARVLREYAYFSPELKAILEKAALMQADRSRTGGMFHAPKSSPWGEVQSCETLCPGVFLVSTASHGGTMVANEVAAVLSPAAKKCGFKDKGYICYEEDAQESVVLRELLDKKLWNIPDRIKDKGQFEEKLNQSIRQYHPEYWRARQSGREAAEAARSTAPAKEAAR comes from the coding sequence ATGCCACGCAAACGGACGGGCTATGACGCGGCCTGCTACTATGACGGAAAACTGCTGGGCCGCTGTACCAAAGCGGACAGCGACGCCTATACCCTGTTGATGAACGCCTGCGGCGGGGACGCCGCCCGTGTCCTTCGGGAATATGCCTATTTTTCCCCGGAACTGAAAGCCATCTTAGAAAAGGCAGCACTCATGCAGGCGGACCGGAGCCGGACGGGCGGAATGTTCCATGCGCCGAAAAGCTCCCCATGGGGCGAGGTGCAAAGCTGTGAAACCCTCTGTCCGGGGGTGTTTCTGGTATCTACCGCCAGCCACGGCGGAACGATGGTGGCAAACGAGGTAGCCGCCGTCCTCTCCCCGGCGGCGAAAAAGTGCGGCTTCAAGGATAAGGGCTATATCTGCTATGAGGAGGACGCACAGGAAAGTGTGGTGCTCCGGGAACTGCTGGACAAAAAACTGTGGAACATCCCTGACCGCATTAAGGACAAAGGACAGTTTGAAGAAAAACTCAATCAGTCCATCCGGCAGTATCACCCCGAATACTGGCGGGCAAGGCAGAGCGGACGAGAGGCCGCCGAAGCTGCCCGCAGCACAGCCCCGGCCAAAGAGGCCGCAAGATAA